From the genome of Aspergillus chevalieri M1 DNA, chromosome 8, nearly complete sequence, one region includes:
- a CDS encoding cytochrome b5-like heme/steroid binding domain-containing protein (COG:C;~EggNog:ENOG410PPP8;~InterPro:IPR036400,IPR018506,IPR001199;~PFAM:PF00173;~TransMembrane:1 (i108-128o);~go_function: GO:0020037 - heme binding [Evidence IEA]), which yields MADKELTFAEVSEHNTKKDLYLVVHDKVYDCSSFVDEHPGGEEVLLDVGGQDSTEAFEDVGHSDEARELLDGMYVGKLKRMPGDPAPNTHSSSSSSSSGASSGSGLGLGLYAFLLLGGAVAYGAYQYLQNASAAENQQ from the exons ATGGCCGACAAAGAACTCACCTTCGCCGAAGTCTCCGAGCACAACACCAAGAAGGACCTCTACCTCGTCGTCCACGACAAGGTCTACGACTGCTCTTCGTTTGTTGACGAGCACCC TGGTGGCGAGGAAGTCCTCCTCGACGTCGGCGGCCAAGACTCAACAGAAGCCTTCGAGGATGTCGGCCACAGCGACGAAGCCCGCGAATTGCTCGACGGCATGTACGTCGGGAAATTGAAGAGAATG CCCGGCGACCCAGCCCCCAACACCCACAGcagctcctcctcgtcctcgtccggCGCCAGCTCGGGCTCTGGCCTCGGTCTCGGTCTGTACGCGTTCCTCTTGCTAGGTGGTGCGGTTGCCTACGGTGCCTATCAGTATCTGCAGAATGCCTCTGCTGCCGAGAACCAGCAGTAA
- the DOA4 gene encoding putative ubiquitin C-terminal hydrolase (COG:O;~EggNog:ENOG410PFIE;~InterPro:IPR038765,IPR001763,IPR001394,IPR015063, IPR028889,IPR036873;~MEROPS:MER0000862;~PFAM:PF13423,PF00443,PF00581,PF08969;~go_function: GO:0004843 - thiol-dependent ubiquitin-specific protease activity [Evidence IEA];~go_process: GO:0016579 - protein deubiquitination [Evidence IEA]) encodes MSSDAATLPSPPNFAPWASNNRPQSLVSGMYSSGGQSGRFYGNGSNDSSPTGGGPPRFPNIKDLQDQAASLDVNENTPLSILMKRAYEAIENARSLADKDKPDEAYVHYLRASEITVNIIPHHPDYKVMVNQTPGWYKQFADLMMAVRTKQGTMDEIKKQIIQDNLTSNVKPLRESATNSPVPSGSSRGRQEESNNSSIRMPSPSEYQRSATQAKLNNNRFSAPAEDMLAQRFARLKATPSATNNQNAMAVGQNGALAMPAASGYVDDYPPRPSLNLSQMTAPYPSTSGPPRRPLGPRSMGSSNSVPKLPPKIPLDTSLPRAPDPAYSPIWTVPSQPPSNPPRTSTEISRANNSRYSHLVNSPSASPSRNSLYDPYRSQTPNGIHPAKSSTADLPHRPAIEAQELLDYLREYNILLIDVRPRDQYDHGHIYAKSVICIEPVALKPNVSAEELEERLVVSPEHEQPLFERRNEFDMVVYYDQSTDSVSYLAGSPVGTSAPHLRALHDTLYEFNAYKPLKDGRPPALLLGGLDAWIDLLGQQSLATSSTAVVIGSIQAKRPVRNPGRPLGRVPTVVSANSSLEVRKRRLREYKPLNPEELTAWMEKSKNEEIDTVQEEEEHLTEEPEEVDGVEEKPNSPPPPSPFVHTYEDFLRRFPEPHAIQESMTAPHTRPPAPPPLPSYAAPQVPPAPSRPPPAVPRPKYSGVSEGRQIQPPLERQNSANRTALYPSSLHRPKLPRTGLTNFGVTCYMNSTLQCLSATMTLSKFFNDNRFRMYVQKNWKGSQGVMPGLFANLVRSLWRGDVQVIVPTSFRNFCGRLNQEWAIDRQQDAKEFFDFLVDCLHEDLNINWQRTPLRPLTFAEEMQRERMPIPKVSRIEWDRYCHREESFISSLFAGQHASRLRCTTCQRTSTTYEAFYSISVEIPTSGTGDIYSCLRSYTQEEMLSGDEVWKCPYCKCERVATKKIIITRAPQILVVHFKRFSASKTQSARKIHTPIDFPLYGLRMDPFVISSPPPPSSSSSPEPGQPTPTPTPTPMGATVPPFTYDAYGVLRHIGPSMGSGHYISLVRDAQRHCWRKFDDDRVTDFQPRELRHKERLQNEQAYIVFYERVPAK; translated from the exons ATGTCCTCCGATGCAGCGACTTTACCTTCGCCGCCAAATTTCGCGCCGTGGGCGAGCAACAATCGCCCTCAATCGCTTGTGAGTGGCATGTACTCGAGCGGAGGGCAATCGGGTCGGTTCTATGGGAATGGCAGCAACGACTCCTCGCCGACTGGGGGTGGGCCGCCTCGGTTTCCGAATATCAAGGATCTTCAGGACCAGGCGGCGTCGCTGGATGTGAATGAAAATACTCCG TTAAGTATTTTGATGAAACGAGCATACGAAGCAATTGAAAACGCGAGGAGCCTTGCCGATAAAGACAAGCCGGATGAAGCATACGTACATTACCTTCGCGCCTCCGAGATCACCGTCAACATTATCCCTCATCACCCCGACTACAAAGTAATGGTCAATCAGACGCCTGGATGGTACAAGCAGTTTGCGGATTTGATGATG GCAGTGCGGACAAAACAAGGAACAATGGACGAAATCAAGAAACAGATCATCCAGGATAATCTCACGAGCAACGTGAAGCCCTTGAGAGAATCTGCGACAAACTCCCCGGTTCCTAGCGGTAGCTCGAGAGGCCGCCAGGAAGAATCAAACAACAGCTCAATCCGGATGCCGAGCCCGTCAGAATATCAACGGTCAGCTACGCAGGCCAAATTGAACAACAACCGGTTTTCTGCGCCTGCGGAGGATATGCTGGCCCAGAGGTTTGCCAGGTTAAAAGCGACACCATCCGCGACAAATAATCAGAACGCTATGGCTGTCGGACAGAATGGAGCGCTTGCTATGCCGGCGGCCTCAGGATATGTTGACGATTATCCCCCACGACCATCATTGAACCTGTCCCAAATGACCGCTCCATACCCCTCTACTAGTGGTCCCCCGCGCCGTCCTCTTGGCCCTAGAAGTATGGGGTCATCTAATAGTGTACCCAAACTACCACCCAAGATTCCTTTAGACACATCGCTACCACGCGCGCCGGATCCAGCGTATAGTCCGATATGGACCGTGCCATCGCAACCACCCTCAAACCCTCCGCGCACTTCGACAGAAATCTCGCGTGCCAATAACTCAAGATACTCACATCTGGTTAATTCTCCTAGTGCTAGTCCTAGCCGGAACAGCTTATACGATCCATATCGGTCTCAGACCCCCAACGGTATACATCCGGCGAAGAGCAGCACGGCCGACCTGCCACATCGGCCAGCAATCGAGGCACAAGAGCTACTTGATTACTTACGAGAATACAACATCTTACTGATAGACGTCCGTCCGCGGGACCAGTACGACCATGGACATATCTACGCCAAATCGGTAATCTGTATCGAGCCTGTCGCGTTGAAACCCAACGTGTCAGCTGAAGAGCTGGAGGAGCGCCTTGTGGTGTCACCGGAGCATGAGCAGCCTTTGTTCGAAAGGCGGAACGAGTTCGACATGGTTGTCTACTATGATCAGTCAACAGACTCGGTTAGTTACCTGGCGGGCTCACCAGTTGGAACTTCAGCGCCTCATTTGCGGGCACTTCACGACACTCTCTACGAGTTCAATGCCTACAAACCATTAAAGGACGGGCGACCTCCAGCACTGTTACTGGGAGGTCTGGATGCGTGGATTGATCTCCTTGGGCAGCAGTCGCTAGCCACGTCGTCGACGGCAGTCGTCATAGGATCGATTCAAGCGAAACGACCAGTTCGAAATCCCGGGCGACCTCTGGGAAGAGTACCGACCGTGGTGAGCGCGAATTCCAGTCTGGAAGTGCGGAAGAGGCGGCTTCGCGAGTACAAACCTCTTAATCCCGAGGAGCTTACTGCGTGGATGGAGAAGTCCAAGAACGAGGAAATCGACACCGTacaagaggaggaagagcatCTGACCGAAGAACCCGAGGAAGTAGATGGCGTCGAAGAGAAACCGAATAGTCCACCACCGCCGTCGCCATTCGTGCACACGTACGAAGATTTCCTTCGCCGGTTCCCGGAGCCCCATGCGATCCAGGAGTCGATGACAGCACCTCATACTCGACCACCGGCACCGCCTCCCTTACCCAGCTATGCGGCTCCTCAAGTCCCACCGGCACCATCACGGCCTCCACCCGCCGTACCCCGGCCAAAATACAGTGGGGTGTCAGAAGGACGACAGATCCAGCCACCGCTGGAACGACAAAACTCGGCGAATAGAACAGCACTGTACCCGTCAAGTCTGCACCGGCCCAAGCTGCCGCGAACAGGGCTGACGAACTTTGGCGTCACGTGCTACATGAACTCGACACTGCAGTGCCTCAGCGCGACGATGACGCTGAGCAAGTTCTTCAACGACAATCGGTTCCGAATGTATGTGCAGAAGAACTGGAAAGGGTCGCAGGGTGTGATGCCGGGTTTGTTTGCCAATCTGGTTCGATCGCTGTGGAGGGGCGATGTGCAGGTGATCGTGCCGACATCATTCCGGAACTTCTGCGGGCGGTTGAACCAAGAATGGGCGATCGACCGCCAGCAGGATGCTAAGGAGTTCTTTGATTTCCTGGTGGATTGCCTGCACGAGGATCTGAACATCAACTGGCAGCGCACGCCGCTACGACCGTTGACGTTTGCCGAGGAGATGCAGCGGGAGCGCATGCCGATTCCGAAGGTGTCGCGGATTGAGTGGGATCGATACTGCCACCGGGAAGAATCGTTCATCTCGTCCTTATTTGCGGGGCAGCACGCGAGTCGACTGCGGTGCACGACGTGCCAGCGCACGTCAACAACATATGAAGCATTCTACAGCATCAGCGTGGAAATCCCCACGTCAGGCACGGGAGACATCTACAGCTGTCTACGCAGCTACACGCAGGAGGAAATGCTAAGCGGCGACGAGGTCTGGAAGTGCCCATACTGCAAATGCGAACGAGTCGCCACGAAAAAGATAATCATCACACGGGCACCCCAGATCCTCGTGGTCCATTTCAAACGCTTCTCCGCCTCAAAGACACAAAGCGCACGCAAGATCCACACACCAATAGACTTCCCGCTGTATGGGCTGAGAATGGACCCATTCGTGATATCCTCGCCCCCTCcgccatcctcttcttcttccccagaacCAGGCCAGCCCACTCCGACCCCGACCCCGACCCCAATGGGAGCGACCGTGCCCCCGTTTACATACGACGCATACGGGGTCCTACGCCACATCGGGCCGTCGATGGGTAGCGGACACTACATCTCGCTCGTGCGGGATGCGCAGCGTCATTGCTGGCGGAAGTTTGACGATGATCGGGTGACGGACTTTCAGCCGCGCGAACTGCGGCATAAGGAGCGGTTGCAGAACGAGCAGGCGTATATAGTGTTCTACGAGCGGGTTCCTGCGAAGTAG
- a CDS encoding putative RNA binding effector protein Scp160 (COG:A;~EggNog:ENOG410PJVF;~InterPro:IPR004087,IPR004088,IPR036612;~PFAM:PF00013;~go_function: GO:0003676 - nucleic acid binding [Evidence IEA];~go_function: GO:0003723 - RNA binding [Evidence IEA]), with product MAAEASNVNGNKSLAAMLEEQHAKDAAHKATVEDVPDEEDIQHPPPSSLVNESKPDAPAAAPTPAQAAPAPTPKPAFKPAPRNAPALDVQSEELFPALGSGPKPKTPAAATWGAKPSAAAAVANGSKAPGGFGPSDVPRIMSLPGKHMEQLRLAPSQMLPRGQLKKPLRDILRDISKRSKANVDMRGGPGGSIIFEGKGSVDAVRQALKDVAQQVGSKQSVRVPIPTSARPHIIGRQGAVVQDIQQRTGARVQVPRADDSAAGGEDDSDTIDVLIEGDAVAAEMARREIEAIVKERASNISLRVKSIPPEFFPFIAGAHNSNLRGIEERTSAQVHVPRYDTWQSQPPPQEAVPGQVQFVAVPDKHIHISGERTAAQEARAEIERLASELQRQLTLRELAINRGQHQFILGDQEDALHEFLAETGCAIVLPPPSDESEFLTVTGPLDCIEAGINRAMDLATSMQMASIDLSRQHAAAPAGPHAHARALTRYLRQRQIINELERMHDARIALPPTSDGPVTWEVYSRDGKNTIRARSDIMNLVQAHPPSRIRHLSVDPYFHPYLSSRSVSKLQDDYGVRLMVPEDVDSPEVVLVYEGPSANTASFEIPRQRPSPAEIAAFEKALQEAHDYLMGTLGDQSNVVAKSASVPAKYQEKVRKFIAREQQAKGEDSIPIRALIGDRSSAGSCDVSLRGPSGSVDELISKLQAFVVEQEKDDLERGYTTSFDFPQKYANFLIGKRGENINKLRDEFDVDIKVDSGKVEVKGPKAKADAAKLRIINMGKKLEDETTHVLKIPAQYHRELIGQKGSQVNRLQDRYAVRVQFPRATILDDQSQAETSSEVGGSRAARSDEVVVKGPSKGADSARDEILSLLQWVVDHSYSTSVSVAQSQVPSLIGARGREMDRLRADTGAQIDVPGANDAPDASGRVQIKIKGTKQQVDEAKKFLQQRASEFDSTITKTIDVDKKYHKALIGGGGANIRKIVADAGGPTDGSAARLVKFPRPDSSESTIRLEGNSNVVENIIAAIEAFVKEREDQVTSTVEVPPAQHRMLIGRGGDTRRGIESQFNVTLDIPKQGSGRSDVKLKGASNAVEAAKEHVLGMLKDQQGETVEVPRHLHHAVSDNGAFFRRLRNDFQVTVDHAGQQIPPRPASEESRAVGNGAASLPLITDDPSESVDAHSWKVVENAVEADPSQPATIPWVLLGSGDNVTRAKAALEKAISSASQQSSTGYLILPDPKTYRFVVGQGGSQINTIRKKTNCRINVPKDQAKGEAIEVKGSKDAVEQAKGLILEAVAAGLAGR from the exons ATGGCTGCTGAAGCTTCCAACGTCAATGGGAACAAGTCCCTGGCCGCTATGCTGGAGGAACAGCATGCGAAGGACGCCGCGCACAAGGCAACTGTTGAAGATGTtccggatgaggaggatatcCAACACCCTCCTCCATCATCGTTGGTGAACGAGAGCAAGCCAGACGCTCCGGCAGCCGCCCCGACACCGGCCCAAGCTGCCCCCGCTCCGACCCCAAAGCCCGCTTTCAAGCCCGCTCCCAGGAACGCCCCCGCTCTTGATGTACAATCGGAGGAATTGTTCCCGGCTTTGGGAAGTGGTCCCAAGCCCAAGACTCCGGCTGCGGCCACCTGGGGTGCTAAGCCatcggctgctgctgcggttgCCAACGGTTCCAAGGCCC CTGGCGGATTCGGTCCCTCTGACGTACCCAGGATTATGAGTCTGCCTGGAAAGCACATGGAGCAGCTCCGTCTTGCGCCTTCTCAGATGCTTCCTCGGGGTCAACTCAAGAAACCTCTCCGCGATATCCTCCGTGACATTTCCAAGCGTTCAAAGGCCAATGTCGACATGCGGGGTGGCCCCGGAGGTTCGATCATTTTTGAGGGTAAGGGCTCCGTGGATGCTGTCAGACAGGCCCTGAAAGATGTTGCGCAGCAAGTTGGCTCTAAG CAATCCGTCCGTGTCCCCATCCCGACTTCTGCTCGTCCGCACATCATTGGCCGGCAAGGCGCCGTGGTTCAGGACATTCAACAGCGCACAGGTGCGCGTGTCCAGGTTCCCCGGGCCGACGATTCCGCCGCTGGAGGCGAAGATGATAGTGACACCATCGACGTGTTGATCGAAGGAGATGCGGTCGCCGCGGAGATGGCTCGTCGGGAAATCGAGGCAATTGTGAAGGAACGGGCCTCCAACATTAGCTTGCGAGTCAAGTCGATCCCCCCGGAGTTCTTCCCCTTCATCGCGGGTGCCCACAACTCCAACCTCAGGGGAATTGAAGAACGGACTAGCGCTCAGGTTCATGTGCCGCGCTATGACACTTGGCAAAGCCAGCCTCCACCCCAGGAGGCGGTTCCGGGCCAGGTGCAATTCGTGGCAGTTCCCGATAAGCACATTCATATCTCCGGAGAGCGCACGGCGGCTCAGGAGGCCCGTGCTGAGATTGAACGGTTGGCCAGTGAGTTGCAGCGCCAGTTGACCCTTCGTGAGTTGGCAATCAACCGTGGTCAGCACCAGTTCATTTTGGGTGACCAGGAGGATGCTCTGCACGAGTTCCTTGCCGAAACGGGTTGTGCGATTGTGTTGCCTCCACCTTCCGATGAAAGTGAATTCCTCACCGTTACGGGTCCATTGGACTGCATTGAGGCTGGTATCAACCGGGCCATGGATCTGGCGACGAGCATGCAGATGGCAAGCATTGACCTGTCCCGTCAGCATGCTGCCGCTCCTGCCGGACCTCACGCGCACGCTCGTGCTCTCACCCGGTACCTGAGACAGCGTCAGATCATCAACGAGCTGGAGAGAATGCACGACGCCCGCATCGCTCTTCCGCCTACTTCTGATGGCCCCGTGACATGGGAAGTGTACTCGCGTGATGGCAAGAACACCATCCGTGCCCGTTCCGACATCATGAACCTTGTTCAAGCCCACCCGCCCTCGAGAATCCGCCACCTCTCCGTCGACCCTTACTTCCACCCCTACCTCAGCTCCCGGAGCGTGTCCAAGCTTCAAGATGACTACGGAGTGCGTCTGATGGTCCCCGAAGATGTTGACAGCCCCGAAGTTGTGCTTGTCTACGAAGGGCCATCGGCCAACACTGCCAGCTTTGAGATTCCCCGCCAGCGGCCCTCTCCTGCTGAGATTGCTGCCTTTGAAAAGGCCCTCCAAGAAGCCCATGACTACTTGATGGGCACCTTGGGCGACCAGAGCAACGTGGTGGCCAAGTCGGCCAGCGTGCCTGCCAAGTACCAGGAGAAGGTCCGAAAGTTCATCGCGCGCGAGCAGCAAGCCAAGGGTGAAGACTCCATCCCTATTCGTGCCCTTATTGGTGACAGGTCTAGCGCCGGTTCGTGCGACGTTTCGCTACGTGGTCCTTCTGGGTCTGTGGACGAGTTGATCTCCAAGCTGCAGGCTTTCGTGGTTgagcaggagaaggatgaCCTGGAGCGCGGATACACTACCTCGTTTGACTTCCCGCAGAAGTACGCCAACTTCCTCATTGGCAAGCGCGGcgaaaacatcaacaagCTGCGAGATGAGTTTGACGTCGACATCAAGGTGGACAGTGGCAAGGTCGAGGTCAAGGGTCCTAAGGCTAAGGCCGATGCTGCCAAGCTCCGGATTATCAACATGGGCAAGAAGCTAGAGGATGAAACCACGCATGTCCTGAAGATTCCCGCCCAGTATCACCGTGAGTTGATTGGGCAGAAGGGTAGCCAGGTCAATCGTCTGCAGGACCGCTACGCTGTTCGCGTTCAGTTCCCCCGGGCGACGATCCTTGATGACCAGTCGCAGGCCGAGACATCCAGTGAAGTCGGTGGTTCTCGCGCCGCTCGCTCTGACGAGGTGGTCGTGAAGGGTCCGAGCAAGGGAGCTGATTCCGCTCGCGACGAGATTCTCAGTCTCTTGCAGTGGGTGGTGGACCACTCGTACTCAACGTCGGTGTCGGTGGCTCAAAGCCAGGTTCCGTCGCTCATTGGCGCGCGTGGTCGTGAGATGGACCGTCTCCGGGCAGACACTGGAGCGCAGATTGATGTGCCTGGAGCAAACGATGCACCAGATGCCTCTGGCCGTGTGCagatcaagatcaagggTACCAAGCAGCAGGTTGATGAAGCAAAGAAATTCCTGCAGCAGCGCGCATCGGAGTTTGACTCTACTATTACCAAGACCATTGACGTGGACAAGAAGTACCACAAGGCTTtgattggtggtggtg GTGCAAACATCCGCAAGATTGTTGCTGATGCCGGTGGCCCTACTGATGGCAGCGCCGCTCGACTGGTCAAGTTCCCGCGCCCTGACAGCAGCGAGTCTACGATCCGACTGGAGGGCAACAGCAACGTGGTTGAGAACATCATTGCCGCGATCGAGGCCTTCGTCAAGGAGCGAGAGGACCAGGTGACATCTACTGTTGAGGTTCCGCCCGCACAACACCGTATGCTCATCGGTCGCGGTGGTGATACCCGCCGTGGAATTGAGTCGCAATTCAACGTGACTCTTGATATCCCCAAGCAGGGCTCGGGTCGTTCCGACGTCAAGCTCAAGGGCGCCAGCAACGCTGTTGAGGCTGCCAAGGAGCACGTCCTGGGCATGCTCAAGGACCAGCAAGGCGAGACGGTGGAAGTGCCTCGACACCTGCACCACGCCGTTTCTGACAACGGCGCGTTCTTCCGCCGTCTTCGGAACGATTTCCAGGTGACAGTAGACCACGCGGGCCAGCAAATTCCGCCCCGGCCGGCTTCGGAAGAGTCCCGAGCCGTCGGCAACGGAGCCGCCTCGCTTCCGCTCATCACAGACGACCCCAGCGAATCCGTCGATGCTCACTCCTGGAAGGTCGTCGAAAACGCTGTCGAGGCTGACCCGTCGCAGCCCGCCACCATTCCCTGGGTTCTGCTGGGCAGCGGCGACAACGTGACCCGCGCCAAGGCCGCCCTGGAGAAGGCCATCTCCAGCGCCTCGCAGCAGTCCTCGACAGGTTACCTGATTCTGCCTGACCCCAAGACCTACCGCTTCGTGGTCGGCCAGGGCGGTAGCCAGATCAACACGATCCGCAAGAAGACTAACTGCCGGATCAACGTGCCCAAGGACCAGGCCAAGGGCGAAGCGATCGAAGTCAAGGGAAGCAAGGACGCCGTCGAGCAAGCTAAGGGTCTGATTTTGGAAGCCGTTGCGGCTGGATTGGCTGGTCGTTGA
- the pakA gene encoding mitogen-activated protein kinase kinase kinase kinase STE20 (COG:T;~EggNog:ENOG410PGP3;~InterPro:IPR017441,IPR000095,IPR008271,IPR033923, IPR000719,IPR011009,IPR036936;~PFAM:PF07714,PF00069,PF00786;~go_function: GO:0004672 - protein kinase activity [Evidence IEA];~go_function: GO:0004674 - protein serine/threonine kinase activity [Evidence IEA];~go_function: GO:0005524 - ATP binding [Evidence IEA];~go_process: GO:0006468 - protein phosphorylation [Evidence IEA]), with product MSNEGGFSSLKFRRPSSKLHKDPPSFTSRILKGHQSHTSLKRHPSAPVPPRSSAAAAGRDHHTRTRSNAYGSSSSSSLEQNNNSSNNNSAGASPILSGPDSHSYQPSRPARFSLIEQSSDELVGSPFDTRGMLDALDETAAESDHQTASYFPQPPPQQQAYHTTSNQESSRGLRQSASFTALQNRMDSFQQRPDNDRPPNTKRFSDEGNITSKPPTGRSKKASFSSFVNSMLGSPRGVKISAPENPVHVTHVGYDNQTGQFTGLPKEWQRLLQENGISKKEQEEHPQTMVDIMRFYEKNARGDDEVWHKFDHAYPHQQPVVSPLVLTNTPSPYGSSAQQNSPPTSPRFPQNHEGSFENPRAPPPVPRGASGMIPNRAPPKPPVPANMTPARPAPQPPVASSPYAGAVGPSQPFGTPAIPEAEVLPSQPSGGSPVVQAPAGAVTTPAQYQQQQEQAMAAAQQAIANQQLTRNRSQRQPGHQHQGSRQIEQQQAATAAAQPALPAQAAAPPAARPRQRVRQSNAMDIRARLLAICTPGDPTQMYYNLNKIGQGASGGVFTAYEKGTHSCVAIKQMNLELQPKKDLIINEILVMKDSKHKNIVNFLDSYLYGSDLWVVMEYMEGGSLTDVVTYNIMSEHQIAAVCRETLNGLQHLHSKGVIHRDIKSDNILLSMEGNIKLTDFGFCAQINDSQNKRNTMVGTPYWMAPEVVTRKEYGRKVDIWSLGIMAIEMIEGEPPYLTESPLRALYLIATNGTPRIKEEHQLSHIFKDFLYFALKVDPEKRASAHDLLKHPFMSLCAPLSHLSPLVKSARISKAQEKAQKGGA from the exons ATGAGTAACGAGGGCGGTTTTTCATCGCTCAAATTCCGCCGGCCGTCATCCAAGTTGCACAAAGATCCTCCAAGTTTCACCTCGCGGATTCTCAAAGGCCATCAAAGCCACACTTCGCTCAAACGACATCCTTCAGCTCCAGTCCCTCCTCGCTCCTCTGCGGCTGCCGCCGGTCGTGACCATCATACTCGTACCAGATCAAACGCTTACGgttcgtcgtcgtcgtcgtcgctcgagcagaacaacaacagcagcaacaataaTAGCGCTGGTGCTTCCCCCATCCTGTCCGGCCCCGATTCCCATTCTTACCAGCCCTCCCGCCCCGCCCGTTTTTCCCTTATCGAGCAATCCTCCGATGAACTAGTTGGTAGCCCCTTCGACACGCGGGGCATGCTAGATGCGTTAGACGAGACCGCCGCAGAGTCGGACCACCAGACGGCCTCCTACTTCCCCCAACCCCCCCCTCAACAGCAAGCCTACCACACGACCTCCAACCAAGAGTCCTCCCGTGGTCTCAGACAATCCGCCAGTTTTACTGCGCTACAGAACCGGATGGATTCGTTTCAGCAACGGCCCGACAATGACCGCCCCCCGAATACCAAGCGGTTCTCCGATGAGGGGAATATCACTTCGAAGCCCCCTACTGGGAGGAGTAAGAAGGCCAGCTTTTCCAGCTTTGTCAATAGCATGCTAGGCTCGCCGCGAGGCGTCAAGATTTCCGCCCCAGAGAACCCGGTGCATGTCACCCACGTGGGCTATGATAACCAGACGGGCCAATTCACTGGCCTCCCCAAGGAATGGCAGCGTCTTCTGCAGGAAAACGGTATCTCGAAGAAAGAACAGGAAGAGCACCCTCAGACCATGGTTGATATTATGCGCTTCTATGAAAAGAATGCTCGCGGTGATGACGAAGTGTGGCACAAGTTCGACCATGCCTATCCTCACCAGCAGCCCGTCGTTAGTCCTCTTGTTCTCACAAATACTCCCTCCCCATACGGCTCGAGTGCGCAGCAGAACTCTCCGCCCACCAGTCCTCGATTTCCTCAGAACCATGAAGGCAGTTTTGAGAATCCACGAGCTCCGCCGCCGGTTCCTCGCGGAGCTTCCGGTATGATTCCCAACCGCGCCCCTCCCAAGCCCCCGGTGCCCGCAAACATGACCCCAGCTCGACCAGCGCCGCAGCCGCCCGTTGCTTCGAGTCCGTATGCAGGTGCCGTCGGTCCCTCGCAGCCTTTTGGCACGCCGGCGATtccggaggcggaggtgttgCCCAGCCAGCCCAGCGGTGGTAGTCCTGTCGTCCAGGCGCCAGCCGGTGCCGTCACTACTCCCGCTCAATaccaacagcagcaggaaCAGGCGATGGCAGCCGCTCAGCAAGCCATCGCCAACCAGCAATTGACTCGGAACCGCAGCCAGCGTCAGCCCGGCCACCAGCATCAGGGCTCCCGCCAGATCGAACAACAGCAGGCGGCCACTGCGGCCGCTCAGCCTGCGCTTCCGGCTCAAGCGGCTGCCCCTCCTGCAGCCCGTCCGCGACAACGTGTTCGTCAGAGCAATGCTATGGATATCCGGGCTCGGCTACTCGCCATCTGCACGCCTGGCGATCCCACGCAGATGTACTACAATCTGAACAAGATTGGCCAGGGTGCATCTGGTGGCGTGTTCACTGCGTACGAGAAGGGGACACATAGTTGCGTAGCTATCAAGCAGATGAACTTGGAATTGCAGCCCAAAAAGGATCTCATCATAAACGAGATTCTCGTCATGAAAGACAGCAAGCACAAGAACATCGTCAACTTCCTGGACAGTTATCTGTACGGGTCGGATCTGTGGGTCGTCATGGAATACATGGAGGGTGGCAGCTTGACCGATGTAGTGACTTATAACATCATGAGCGAACACCAAATCGCGGCCGTCTGCCGAGAG ACTTTGAACGGCTTGCAGCATCTCCACTCAAAGGGCGTCATTCATCGTGATATCAAATCAGATAACATCCTTCTCTCCATGGAAGGAAACATCAAATTGA CCGATTTTGGTTTCTGTGCGCAGATCAACGATTCTCAGAATAAGCGGAATACTATGGTCGGCACGCCTTATTGGATGGCTCCGGAAGTCGTGACCAGGAAGGAGTACGGACGGAAAGTTGACATCTGGAGTTTGGGCATTATGGCTATCGAAATGATCGAGGGCGAACCACCCTATCTGACCGAATCTCCTCTCCGGGCACTTTACCTTATTGCTACAAACGGCACGCCCAGGATCAAGGAAGAGCATCAACTGTCGCATATCTTCAAGGACTTCCTGTACTTTGCACTCAAAGTCGACCCTGAGAAGAGAGCTTCGGCACATGACTTGTTGAAA CATCCTTTTATGTCGCTCTGTGCGCCACTGTCGCACCTGTCACCTCTTGTCAAGTCTGCGCGGATAAGCAAAGCCCAGGAAAAGGCCCAGAAGGGCGGCGCTTAA